One Sagittula stellata E-37 genomic window carries:
- a CDS encoding UPF0262 family protein encodes MSHIAHIQLDDANLPPPTPEIEQERRVAMFDLMEENSFILPQRDDRVVPPGPYNVALSIRDKRLVFVVMTEHGETAAEFHLSLSPFRQVVKDYFAICKSYFDAVKTAAPGQIETIDMARRGIHNEGARVLQERLEGKVEVDDATARRLFTLVCVLHFGG; translated from the coding sequence ATGAGCCATATCGCCCACATCCAGCTTGACGATGCCAACCTGCCGCCTCCGACCCCGGAGATCGAGCAGGAGCGCCGCGTCGCCATGTTCGACCTGATGGAGGAGAACTCCTTCATCCTGCCGCAACGCGACGACCGCGTGGTGCCTCCGGGGCCCTATAACGTCGCCCTGTCGATCCGGGACAAGAGGCTGGTCTTCGTGGTGATGACCGAGCACGGAGAAACGGCGGCGGAGTTTCATCTTTCGCTCAGCCCGTTCCGGCAGGTGGTCAAGGACTACTTCGCCATCTGCAAAAGCTACTTCGACGCGGTAAAGACCGCAGCTCCCGGCCAGATCGAAACCATCGACATGGCGCGGCGGGGCATCCATAACGAAGGGGCACGCGTGCTGCAGGAACGCCTGGAGGGCAAGGTGGAGGTGGACGATGCCACCGCACGACGGCTCTTCACGCTGGTCTGCGTGCTGCACTTCGGGGGGTGA
- the murA gene encoding UDP-N-acetylglucosamine 1-carboxyvinyltransferase: MDSILVTGNGPLSGEIPIAGAKNACLTLMPATLLSEEPLTLTNAPRLSDIRTMTLLLQSLGAEVTAMNAGKVLAMSSHALTSQRAEYDIVRKMRASILVLGPLLARYGYAEVSLPGGCAIGARPVDLHLKAMEAMGAEMDLRDGYVHAKAPAGGLKGGVVDFPFVSVGATENALMAATLAKGTTVLKNAAREPEIVDLAHCLQKMGAQISGEGTSTIEVQGVERLGGATHSVVTDRIELGTYMLAPAICGGEVTCLGGRIDLLEAFCERLDAAGVSVEETDKGLKVARKNARVKAVDVVTEPFPGFPTDLQAQMMALMCTADGKAVLEEKIFENRFMHAPELIRMGASIDVHGGTATVTGVERLKGAPVMATDLRASVSLILAGLAAEGETIVNRVYHLDRGYENVEDKLSALGARIERVAGQ; the protein is encoded by the coding sequence ATGGATTCCATTCTGGTGACGGGAAACGGCCCGTTGAGCGGCGAGATTCCCATCGCGGGCGCCAAGAACGCCTGCCTGACGCTGATGCCCGCGACGCTTCTGTCGGAAGAGCCGCTGACGCTGACCAACGCGCCGCGCCTTTCGGACATCCGCACGATGACGCTGCTCCTGCAGTCGCTGGGCGCGGAGGTGACGGCCATGAACGCCGGCAAGGTGCTGGCCATGTCCTCCCACGCGCTTACCTCGCAACGTGCGGAATACGACATCGTGCGCAAGATGCGGGCGTCGATCCTTGTGCTCGGGCCGCTTCTGGCGCGGTACGGTTACGCCGAGGTCTCGCTGCCCGGCGGTTGCGCAATCGGCGCGCGCCCGGTGGATCTGCACCTCAAGGCAATGGAGGCCATGGGCGCGGAGATGGACCTGCGCGACGGTTATGTCCACGCCAAGGCCCCTGCGGGCGGTCTGAAGGGCGGCGTGGTCGACTTTCCCTTCGTCTCGGTCGGTGCGACTGAAAACGCGCTGATGGCGGCAACGCTCGCGAAGGGCACCACAGTTCTCAAGAACGCGGCGCGGGAGCCGGAGATCGTCGACCTCGCGCACTGCCTGCAGAAGATGGGCGCGCAGATCTCGGGCGAGGGGACTTCGACCATCGAGGTCCAGGGCGTCGAGCGGCTGGGCGGGGCGACCCACAGCGTCGTCACCGACCGGATCGAACTTGGGACCTATATGCTCGCCCCCGCGATCTGTGGCGGTGAAGTCACCTGTCTCGGCGGGCGCATCGACCTGCTCGAAGCCTTTTGCGAACGTCTGGATGCCGCAGGCGTCTCGGTCGAGGAAACCGACAAGGGTCTGAAGGTCGCGCGCAAGAACGCCCGGGTGAAGGCCGTGGATGTCGTGACAGAGCCGTTCCCCGGCTTCCCCACCGACCTGCAGGCACAGATGATGGCGTTGATGTGCACGGCGGACGGCAAAGCGGTGCTGGAAGAGAAGATCTTCGAGAACCGCTTCATGCATGCGCCGGAACTGATCCGCATGGGGGCCAGCATCGACGTGCACGGCGGCACCGCGACCGTGACCGGGGTCGAACGGTTGAAAGGCGCGCCGGTGATGGCGACGGACCTGCGCGCCTCTGTCTCGCTGATCCTTGCCGGGCTCGCCGCAGAGGGCGAGACCATCGTGAACCGCGTCTATCACCTCGACCGTGGCTACGAGAATGTCGAAGACAAGCTGTCGGCCCTGGGCGCACGGATCGAACGGGTGGCCGGACAATGA
- the hisD gene encoding histidinol dehydrogenase, whose translation MPVFLDSTSADFETRFAALLSAKREDSPDVDDVVAGIIADVREKGDAAVLALTAKFDRLALTSDTMRFTAAEIEAECARVPEAEARALELAAERIRAYHVRQIPEDAAWTDPEGATLGWRWTAVSAAGLYVPGGLASYPSSVLMNAVPAKVAGVERLAICVPTPDGVVNPAVLLAAKIAGVDEIYRIGGAQAIAALAYGTESIAPVDKITGPGNAFVAAAKRRVFGKVGIDMIAGPSEILVIADSDNDPDWLALDLMSQAEHDESAQALLICTDAAFGQKVADAVAKRLETLARRDIAGASWRDFGAVITVSDLDEAARLSNRIAPEHLELCVADPEALAAKCVHAGAIFLGGWTPEAIGDYVGGPNHVLPTARSARFSSGLSVMDFLKRTTMARMSPEALGAIGPAAEVLARSESLEAHGLSVTARLQKLNG comes from the coding sequence ATGCCCGTCTTTCTGGACAGCACGTCCGCCGATTTCGAGACCCGTTTCGCGGCGCTCCTGTCCGCCAAGCGCGAAGACAGCCCGGACGTGGACGATGTCGTCGCCGGGATCATTGCCGACGTGCGTGAAAAGGGCGATGCGGCGGTCCTTGCCCTGACGGCAAAGTTCGACCGTCTGGCCCTGACATCCGACACCATGCGGTTCACTGCGGCGGAGATCGAGGCGGAATGCGCCCGTGTGCCCGAGGCCGAGGCTCGTGCGCTGGAACTCGCCGCCGAGCGTATCCGCGCCTACCACGTGCGCCAGATCCCCGAGGATGCTGCGTGGACCGACCCGGAAGGCGCCACGCTGGGCTGGCGCTGGACGGCGGTGTCGGCGGCGGGGCTTTATGTGCCCGGCGGTTTGGCCAGCTACCCGTCCTCTGTCCTGATGAACGCAGTGCCCGCCAAGGTGGCGGGTGTCGAGCGGCTCGCGATCTGTGTGCCCACGCCGGACGGTGTGGTGAACCCGGCTGTGCTGCTGGCGGCGAAGATCGCCGGCGTGGACGAGATCTACCGCATCGGTGGGGCGCAGGCGATTGCGGCGCTGGCCTATGGCACCGAGAGCATTGCCCCCGTCGACAAGATCACCGGCCCGGGCAATGCCTTTGTCGCCGCAGCGAAACGGCGCGTGTTCGGCAAGGTGGGCATCGACATGATCGCGGGCCCGTCCGAGATCCTCGTCATCGCCGACTCGGACAACGATCCCGACTGGCTGGCGCTCGACCTCATGAGCCAGGCCGAGCATGACGAATCGGCGCAGGCCCTGCTGATCTGCACCGACGCGGCCTTTGGCCAGAAGGTGGCGGACGCCGTTGCGAAGCGGCTGGAAACGCTGGCGCGCCGCGATATCGCCGGTGCATCCTGGCGCGACTTCGGAGCGGTCATCACCGTTTCGGACCTCGACGAGGCCGCGCGCCTGTCGAACCGCATCGCGCCGGAGCACCTGGAACTGTGCGTCGCCGATCCGGAGGCACTGGCCGCGAAATGCGTGCACGCCGGTGCGATCTTCCTCGGAGGATGGACCCCTGAGGCCATCGGCGACTACGTCGGCGGCCCGAACCACGTCCTGCCGACGGCACGGTCGGCGCGGTTCTCGTCGGGACTGTCTGTGATGGATTTCCTCAAGCGGACGACCATGGCCCGGATGTCGCCGGAGGCGCTTGGCGCGATCGGTCCCGCGGCCGAGGTGCTGGCGCGCTCCGAAAGCCTGGAGGCGCATGGCCTGAGCGTTACCGCGCGGTTGCAGAAACTCAACGGTTGA
- a CDS encoding low molecular weight phosphatase family protein, with the protein MKDYPQSVLFSCDHNAVRSPMAEGIMKKFVGTRTYVQSVGVVNDLEIDGFAIAVCKEIGVALERHRSRSFEEMEQMGEMLSGFDMIVTMSPASQRKALELTRYYHLTVDYWPVMDPTGIGESREQKLNAYRQTRDQIVKRVQELWGV; encoded by the coding sequence TTGAAGGACTATCCGCAGTCGGTACTGTTCTCCTGCGACCACAATGCGGTCCGCTCGCCGATGGCGGAGGGGATCATGAAGAAATTCGTGGGCACCCGGACTTACGTGCAGTCGGTCGGCGTGGTCAACGACCTCGAGATCGACGGTTTCGCCATCGCTGTCTGCAAGGAGATCGGCGTCGCGCTGGAACGGCACCGCTCGCGCTCCTTCGAGGAGATGGAGCAGATGGGCGAGATGCTGTCCGGCTTCGACATGATCGTCACCATGTCGCCGGCCTCGCAGCGCAAAGCGCTTGAACTGACACGGTATTATCACCTGACGGTGGATTACTGGCCGGTGATGGATCCGACCGGCATCGGCGAGTCGCGAGAGCAGAAGCTGAACGCCTACCGCCAGACGCGCGACCAGATCGTGAAGCGCGTGCAGGAACTCTGGGGCGTCTGA
- a CDS encoding ketosteroid isomerase-related protein has protein sequence MGREVIERYFAAFNAGDTEGMLDCLATDVEHHVNEGQIRVGKVKFAEFCAHMSHCYAENLTDMVVFANDEGTRGAAEYIVNGTYKATDSGLPEAKGQTYRLPAGSFFSLKDGLITRVVTYYNLADWVRQVS, from the coding sequence ATGGGGCGCGAGGTCATCGAGCGGTATTTCGCAGCATTCAACGCGGGCGACACGGAGGGCATGCTGGACTGTCTTGCCACGGACGTGGAGCATCACGTCAACGAGGGTCAGATCCGCGTCGGCAAGGTCAAGTTCGCGGAATTCTGCGCGCACATGAGCCACTGCTACGCCGAGAACCTCACGGACATGGTGGTCTTCGCCAATGACGAAGGCACCCGCGGCGCGGCGGAATACATCGTCAACGGCACCTACAAGGCCACCGATTCCGGCCTGCCGGAGGCCAAAGGCCAGACCTACCGCCTGCCTGCGGGGTCGTTCTTTTCGTTGAAGGACGGGCTGATCACCCGCGTCGTGACCTACTACAACCTTGCCGACTGGGTGCGCCAGGTCTCATGA
- a CDS encoding 3-deoxy-D-manno-octulosonic acid transferase has protein sequence MLLYRLLISLFATAVLLRRGPSRLTIPDPQDGPHVWLHGASNGELASVRPVLERLTAADPERRWLVTANTETARDMVAGWALPRVSARLAPVDLQRVTGKVIRDWGVTAHVSLEAEIWAHRFLDCPGPVILLGARMSEGTARGWGRVPGLSRRVLERVRFASAQDAGSMSRLVALGLPEMARGPVVDLKSFYAPPTVTPPAGFARNHTWLAASTHEGEEAIVLAAHAAAREAEPDLRLILAPRHPRRAREVRAMAEDLGLTVAQRSLGETDGTVYLADTMGEMALWYAAVGRVFVGGTLTDRGGHTPYEPAAFGASLIHGPDVRNFRAAYGRLAGAGAALEIAQPDDLVQALAALADPGEQARMGALARETLRPEAGIETICEKISGTLETG, from the coding sequence ATGCTACTTTACCGACTGCTGATCAGCCTCTTTGCCACCGCAGTCCTTCTGCGCCGCGGTCCGTCGCGCTTAACCATACCGGACCCGCAGGATGGGCCGCACGTCTGGTTGCACGGTGCGTCGAACGGAGAGCTTGCCTCCGTCCGCCCCGTTCTGGAGCGGTTGACGGCCGCCGATCCGGAGCGACGGTGGCTTGTGACGGCCAACACCGAAACAGCGCGAGACATGGTGGCAGGCTGGGCATTGCCCCGCGTCAGCGCACGGCTTGCGCCGGTGGATCTGCAACGCGTTACCGGCAAGGTCATCCGCGACTGGGGCGTGACCGCGCATGTTTCCCTGGAAGCGGAGATATGGGCGCACCGGTTCCTGGACTGTCCCGGGCCGGTCATCCTGTTGGGGGCACGCATGAGCGAAGGCACGGCACGCGGCTGGGGTCGGGTGCCCGGCCTCTCCCGGCGGGTGCTGGAGAGGGTCCGCTTCGCCTCTGCACAGGATGCGGGGTCCATGTCTCGTCTGGTCGCTCTCGGCCTGCCAGAGATGGCGCGCGGTCCGGTCGTCGACCTCAAGTCCTTCTACGCACCCCCCACCGTCACGCCTCCGGCAGGGTTCGCCAGAAACCATACCTGGTTGGCCGCTTCGACCCACGAAGGCGAGGAGGCCATCGTTCTTGCAGCGCATGCGGCCGCGCGGGAGGCCGAACCCGACTTGCGTCTCATTCTCGCACCACGGCACCCGCGCCGAGCAAGGGAAGTGCGCGCGATGGCCGAGGATCTTGGGCTGACGGTGGCGCAGCGCAGCCTCGGGGAAACGGACGGCACGGTCTATCTTGCCGACACGATGGGCGAGATGGCGTTGTGGTACGCGGCGGTAGGGCGCGTGTTTGTCGGCGGCACCCTGACGGACCGGGGCGGGCACACGCCGTATGAACCCGCCGCCTTTGGCGCCTCCCTGATCCATGGCCCTGATGTGCGCAATTTCCGCGCGGCCTACGGGCGCCTGGCTGGGGCTGGCGCAGCGCTGGAAATCGCGCAGCCAGACGACCTCGTACAGGCGTTGGCCGCCCTTGCCGATCCCGGCGAACAGGCGCGCATGGGGGCTCTGGCCCGCGAAACGCTGCGTCCGGAGGCAGGGATCGAGACGATTTGCGAGAAGATCTCGGGAACTCTTGAGACTGGGTAA
- a CDS encoding DUF1178 family protein has translation MIRYALKCAEGHSFESWFQSASAFDRLDAAGHVSCAICGSTKVDKAMMAPRVSSGEAEQAKPLTGTPQHPAEQALAALRDHVEKNSDYVGRDFVREARAMHVGAVPERPIWGEARSDEAKALVEDGIQIAPLPFRPRRESN, from the coding sequence ATGATCCGTTATGCCCTGAAATGCGCCGAAGGCCACAGCTTTGAAAGCTGGTTCCAATCCGCGTCCGCCTTCGACCGGCTCGACGCCGCAGGGCATGTGAGCTGCGCCATATGCGGCTCCACCAAGGTCGACAAAGCGATGATGGCCCCGCGCGTCAGCAGTGGAGAGGCCGAACAGGCCAAACCCCTGACCGGGACCCCGCAACATCCGGCGGAGCAGGCCTTGGCGGCGCTGCGCGATCACGTGGAAAAGAACTCGGATTACGTCGGACGGGACTTCGTCCGCGAAGCGCGTGCGATGCATGTCGGCGCCGTGCCCGAACGCCCGATCTGGGGCGAGGCGCGCTCTGACGAGGCAAAGGCTCTGGTCGAGGACGGGATCCAGATCGCGCCGCTGCCTTTCCGGCCCAGGCGAGAGTCCAACTGA
- a CDS encoding aspartate kinase — MPVLVMKFGGTSVATLDRIRRAAKRVGVEVAKGYDVIVIVSAMSGETNKLVGYVEETSPLFDAREYDAVVSSGENVTAGLMALTLQEMDVPARSWQGWQVPVRTTSAHASARIEEIPTDNIMAKFGEGMRVAVVAGFQGISPEGRITTLGRGGSDTTAVAFAAAFDAERCDIYTDVDGVYTTDPRICEKARKLDRIAFEEMLELASLGAKVLQTRSVELAMRYKVKLRVLSSFEEMDDAAGTLVCDEEDIMESKVVAGVAHSRDEAKMTLVSVADRPGIAAAIFTPLADAGVNVDMIVQNISEDGRTDMTFSCPTNQVARAQKAMNDAKESGSINFHEILADTAVCKISVVGIGMRSHTGVAAKMFKVLAQEGINIQVITTSEIKISVLVERKYMELAVQALHDAFDLDKAG; from the coding sequence ATGCCTGTTCTCGTGATGAAATTCGGCGGCACGTCCGTCGCCACGCTGGACCGCATCCGGCGCGCCGCAAAGCGCGTCGGCGTCGAAGTCGCCAAAGGCTATGACGTCATCGTCATCGTCAGCGCCATGTCGGGTGAAACGAACAAGCTTGTCGGCTATGTCGAGGAAACCTCGCCCCTTTTCGACGCGCGCGAATACGATGCGGTCGTGTCGAGCGGCGAGAACGTCACCGCCGGCCTCATGGCGCTGACCCTGCAGGAAATGGACGTTCCGGCGCGCAGCTGGCAGGGCTGGCAGGTGCCGGTCCGCACGACCTCTGCGCATGCGTCTGCCCGGATCGAGGAAATCCCGACCGACAACATCATGGCGAAGTTCGGCGAAGGTATGCGCGTTGCCGTCGTCGCGGGCTTCCAGGGGATCTCTCCCGAAGGACGCATCACCACGCTGGGTCGCGGGGGCAGCGACACCACCGCCGTGGCGTTTGCCGCCGCCTTCGACGCCGAGCGCTGCGATATCTATACGGATGTGGACGGTGTCTACACCACCGACCCGCGCATCTGCGAAAAGGCGCGGAAGCTGGACAGGATCGCGTTCGAGGAAATGCTGGAACTGGCGAGCCTCGGCGCGAAAGTTCTGCAGACCCGTTCGGTCGAGCTGGCGATGCGGTACAAGGTGAAGTTGCGCGTTCTGAGCAGCTTCGAGGAAATGGACGACGCGGCCGGCACCCTGGTCTGCGACGAGGAGGACATCATGGAAAGCAAGGTCGTGGCCGGTGTGGCCCATTCCCGTGACGAGGCCAAGATGACCCTCGTCTCTGTCGCCGACCGCCCGGGGATCGCCGCGGCGATCTTTACCCCGCTGGCGGATGCAGGCGTGAACGTCGACATGATCGTTCAGAACATCTCGGAGGACGGGCGGACGGACATGACGTTCTCCTGCCCGACGAACCAGGTGGCGCGGGCGCAAAAGGCGATGAACGACGCCAAGGAGTCCGGCAGCATCAACTTCCACGAGATCCTCGCCGATACGGCGGTCTGCAAGATCTCGGTCGTGGGCATCGGCATGCGGTCCCACACCGGGGTCGCCGCGAAGATGTTCAAGGTGCTGGCGCAGGAAGGCATCAACATTCAGGTCATCACGACGTCGGAGATCAAGATTTCCGTTCTGGTCGAGCGCAAGTACATGGAACTGGCTGTTCAGGCGCTGCACGACGCGTTCGATCTGGACAAGGCCGGCTGA
- a CDS encoding DUF2948 family protein has product MTEDARFEDGIERPLNLGAFDAEDLQVISALAQDAVLPVTEIKWQKAQRRLGLLVNRLRREVGTPDVERVQSLLVIDNVQGVSSQGVDRADRDLVLQILSIDWEAGEDAAGHVVLTLAGDGALRAHVEALEVSLRDVTRPYVAPSRKMPDHG; this is encoded by the coding sequence ATGACCGAGGATGCGCGTTTCGAAGACGGCATCGAACGCCCCCTGAACCTCGGTGCGTTCGATGCGGAGGACCTGCAGGTTATCTCTGCCCTCGCGCAGGATGCGGTTCTGCCGGTGACGGAGATCAAGTGGCAAAAGGCGCAACGTCGGCTTGGGCTCCTGGTCAATCGCCTGCGCCGCGAGGTCGGCACCCCCGATGTGGAACGGGTGCAGTCGCTCCTGGTGATCGACAACGTGCAAGGCGTGTCCAGCCAGGGCGTCGACCGGGCGGACAGGGACCTCGTGCTGCAGATCCTGTCCATCGACTGGGAAGCGGGCGAGGATGCGGCTGGCCATGTCGTGCTGACGCTGGCCGGGGACGGTGCGCTCCGCGCGCATGTCGAAGCGTTGGAGGTCAGCCTGCGCGACGTGACGCGCCCCTACGTCGCCCCGTCGCGCAAGATGCCCGACCACGGCTGA
- a CDS encoding GNAT family N-acetyltransferase, with the protein MKVERLTGDALEAALGDLARLRISVFRAFPYLYDGDLEYERHYLRSYSDNPRAVLVAARDGDRIVGAATGMPLADHADASQISGPLPSVERVFYCAESVLLPDYRGHGLGHAFFDLREAEARKQGFDYTLFCGVVRPEDHPMRPEGYRPLDGFWRKRGYEKAEGVTATFHWTDLGDTEERPHRLQAWMRRL; encoded by the coding sequence ATGAAGGTCGAACGTCTGACAGGCGATGCGCTTGAGGCGGCGCTTGGCGATCTGGCGCGGCTGAGGATCTCGGTGTTCCGGGCCTTTCCCTATCTCTACGACGGGGATCTTGAGTACGAACGTCACTACCTGCGGTCCTATTCCGACAACCCGCGCGCCGTGCTGGTGGCCGCGCGCGACGGTGACAGGATCGTGGGTGCCGCGACCGGCATGCCCTTGGCCGATCACGCCGACGCCTCGCAGATCTCCGGCCCGCTGCCGTCGGTCGAACGTGTCTTCTACTGCGCCGAAAGCGTGCTGCTGCCGGACTACCGCGGGCATGGGCTGGGGCACGCGTTCTTTGACCTGCGCGAGGCGGAGGCGCGGAAGCAGGGGTTCGATTACACCCTGTTCTGTGGCGTCGTTCGCCCGGAGGATCATCCGATGCGCCCGGAAGGCTACCGCCCGCTCGATGGGTTCTGGCGCAAGCGCGGGTACGAAAAGGCAGAGGGTGTCACCGCCACGTTCCACTGGACGGATCTGGGCGACACGGAGGAGCGCCCGCACAGGCTTCAGGCCTGGATGCGTCGGCTTTGA
- a CDS encoding M10 family metallopeptidase: protein MCFLCQARDPSTSTYDTHGATSFDSSGDASGASLSATLPSYSLDQVAAQLTDGYWHSTGRARRSFDAEAGDTLTFNVSQLDSTGRATAIEAFEAWSAVSGLNFQITTSTGADFVFTDDSSGAYSYSYIAGQTITQSYVNVNTGWQGYGDYYLQTYIHEIGHALGLGHAGNYNGSADFGTDAHYQQDSWQYSIMSYFGQWENPHTNASSNYLATTQLADILAIQNLYGTPTNVNTGNTVYGDNTNLAQKGMGLSTQWAVAIFDSAGTDTINLGSRSANQRLDLRDGTFSDLNGEVGNFAIARGAVIENATTGSGRDSITTNSANNNIHSGSGNDTIFGSDGNDTINGGAGSDLLAMGGAFTDYTFGCNGAATLTVNGNTTRFTGIETLTFADGTAVVGSSANGQTITFTATGADYAACRVTVDTNNSANWSAYTDTFDSSGTLLTRTTLNDDGTIRTESFVGTAYSTTATDDGDQFDWDTITYDYDADDTLLRTTTVMDNGVRRVAEYANGVATHMTATDLSDVYDWDSYTDTYAANGARVSQDMTLDNGLVVETAFSGGQRSSVTVSDAQDTRSWTSYTDTFDQSGNLATRSMQHDSGLRVDTTFDGGNRASVTVTDGGDIRTWSSYTDTFDSSGTLSTRSMLLDNGLQLDTDYVNGNRSTVTVTDNDNSRGWTSYTDHYNASGARTMQNLQLDNGLQVQTDFVGGQRATVTVTDANNERPWSNYVDTYDQQGSRVSQVMTFDDGRTVETSFSGGRVVTKTVHDTADSFFWDSAADHFDMNGARIRQVLCRDDGVEIDSAFANGIRTSETVRDMQDDWNWSSYTTTFDANGNAVQRVLYLDNGFEITTDFMEPAVEIA from the coding sequence ATGTGTTTCCTTTGCCAAGCCCGCGACCCGTCGACATCCACCTACGACACCCACGGCGCCACCTCTTTCGATTCCAGCGGTGACGCGTCCGGTGCCAGCCTTTCGGCCACCCTGCCCAGTTATTCGCTGGATCAGGTCGCCGCGCAGTTGACGGACGGGTACTGGCACTCCACCGGCCGCGCGCGCAGGTCTTTCGATGCAGAGGCCGGTGACACGCTGACCTTCAACGTCTCGCAACTGGATTCGACGGGACGCGCCACCGCCATAGAGGCATTCGAGGCATGGTCCGCCGTCTCTGGCCTGAACTTCCAGATCACCACGTCCACCGGCGCCGATTTCGTCTTCACCGACGATTCCTCCGGGGCCTATTCCTATTCCTACATCGCCGGGCAGACGATCACACAGTCCTATGTCAACGTGAACACCGGCTGGCAGGGTTACGGCGACTACTACCTGCAGACCTACATCCACGAGATCGGCCATGCGCTCGGGCTGGGCCACGCGGGCAATTACAACGGGTCCGCCGACTTCGGCACCGATGCGCACTACCAGCAGGACAGCTGGCAGTATTCGATCATGTCGTACTTCGGCCAGTGGGAAAACCCGCACACCAACGCGTCTTCGAACTATCTCGCGACCACGCAGCTGGCCGACATCCTCGCGATCCAGAACCTGTACGGCACGCCCACGAACGTGAACACCGGAAACACCGTCTATGGCGACAACACCAACCTCGCGCAGAAGGGCATGGGTCTTTCGACGCAATGGGCCGTGGCGATCTTCGACAGCGCCGGGACGGACACGATCAACCTCGGGTCACGGTCCGCGAACCAGCGTCTCGACCTGCGTGACGGCACCTTTTCCGATCTGAACGGCGAGGTCGGCAATTTCGCCATTGCCCGCGGCGCGGTGATCGAGAACGCGACCACCGGTAGCGGGCGCGACAGCATCACCACAAATTCGGCCAACAACAACATCCATTCGGGCTCCGGAAACGACACCATCTTCGGGTCGGACGGAAACGACACAATCAACGGCGGCGCGGGCAGCGACCTGCTGGCGATGGGCGGCGCTTTCACCGACTACACCTTTGGCTGCAACGGCGCCGCGACGTTGACGGTGAACGGCAACACCACGCGCTTCACCGGGATCGAGACACTGACCTTCGCCGACGGCACGGCGGTTGTCGGGTCCTCGGCGAACGGTCAGACGATCACATTCACCGCAACGGGCGCCGACTATGCCGCATGCCGCGTGACGGTCGACACGAACAACTCCGCCAACTGGAGCGCCTACACCGACACCTTCGACAGCTCCGGCACGCTGCTGACCCGCACCACACTGAACGACGATGGCACAATCCGGACCGAGAGCTTCGTCGGCACCGCGTATTCGACCACGGCGACCGACGACGGCGATCAGTTCGATTGGGATACGATCACCTACGATTACGATGCCGACGACACCTTGCTGCGGACCACCACCGTCATGGACAACGGCGTGCGCCGGGTTGCGGAGTACGCGAACGGCGTTGCGACGCACATGACAGCCACCGACCTGTCGGACGTATACGACTGGGACAGCTACACCGACACCTATGCCGCCAACGGGGCGCGCGTATCGCAAGACATGACCCTGGACAATGGCTTGGTGGTCGAAACCGCGTTCTCGGGCGGGCAGCGGTCCTCCGTGACGGTGTCCGACGCGCAGGACACCCGTAGCTGGACAAGCTACACCGACACATTCGACCAGTCGGGCAACCTCGCCACGCGCAGCATGCAGCATGACAGCGGCCTGCGCGTCGACACGACCTTCGATGGCGGCAACCGCGCATCCGTCACCGTCACGGACGGCGGCGACATCCGGACATGGAGCAGCTACACGGATACCTTCGACTCCTCCGGCACCCTCTCCACGCGGAGCATGTTGCTGGACAACGGGCTGCAGCTCGACACGGATTATGTCAACGGCAACCGATCCACGGTCACCGTGACAGATAACGACAATTCCAGAGGCTGGACCAGCTACACCGACCACTACAATGCGTCAGGTGCACGGACCATGCAGAACCTCCAACTCGACAACGGGTTGCAGGTGCAAACCGATTTTGTCGGCGGACAAAGGGCCACCGTGACGGTCACCGATGCCAACAACGAAAGACCCTGGAGCAACTACGTCGACACTTACGACCAGCAAGGCAGCCGGGTGTCGCAAGTCATGACCTTCGACGATGGCCGCACGGTCGAAACCAGTTTCAGCGGCGGTCGTGTTGTGACGAAGACGGTGCACGATACCGCCGACAGCTTCTTCTGGGACAGCGCTGCGGATCACTTCGACATGAACGGGGCCCGCATCCGGCAGGTGCTGTGCCGCGACGACGGTGTCGAGATCGACTCCGCCTTCGCCAACGGCATCCGGACCTCCGAAACGGTCAGGGATATGCAGGACGACTGGAACTGGTCCAGCTACACCACGACGTTCGATGCCAATGGTAATGCCGTCCAACGCGTTCTGTACCTGGACAACGGGTTTGAGATCACGACCGACTTCATGGAACCGGCGGTCGAGATCGCCTGA